A single region of the Candidatus Marinarcus aquaticus genome encodes:
- the thrS gene encoding threonine--tRNA ligase yields MQKMNDMDHRILGKKLELFMFSELSPGMAFWLPQGSKLKNNLKNIIYKSHILRDYEYVESPAMMEDKMWKISGHYENYKENMFPSIVEKKDYLLKPMNCPMHILMYQNSKKSYKELPIRYFEFGQVHRNELSGVLHGLFRVREFVQDDSHIICMPEQLENEILSILDFIKSLLSFFDFEYRIDFSSRPDKSIGSDENWEKAENSIKNALSKFGQEYQLNEGDGAFYGPKIDIKIKDIHKREWQLGSIQVDYNLPQRFNMKYIDNEGKEKQPIIIHRAILGSIERFIGILLEHYKGVLPVCISPNQLAIVPIASNSQSQMQYIEKFKKELLLHNINVKIYNSDDSLNRRIKNSENDKNPLICVVGDNEVRENSLNIRDKLKKENYQVSLNSFIEYLKNEMDVVV; encoded by the coding sequence ATGCAAAAAATGAATGATATGGATCATAGGATATTAGGAAAAAAGTTAGAGTTGTTTATGTTTAGTGAGTTAAGTCCAGGAATGGCTTTTTGGTTACCGCAAGGGTCAAAATTGAAAAATAATCTAAAAAATATAATTTATAAATCTCATATACTAAGAGATTATGAATATGTAGAATCACCTGCAATGATGGAAGATAAGATGTGGAAAATATCTGGACACTATGAAAACTACAAAGAAAACATGTTCCCTTCCATTGTTGAAAAAAAAGATTATTTGTTAAAACCAATGAATTGTCCAATGCATATTTTAATGTATCAAAATAGTAAAAAATCTTATAAGGAATTACCTATAAGATATTTTGAGTTTGGGCAAGTTCATAGAAATGAATTAAGTGGAGTTTTGCACGGTTTATTTAGAGTTAGGGAGTTTGTTCAAGATGATTCACATATTATATGTATGCCAGAACAATTGGAAAATGAGATTTTATCAATACTTGATTTTATAAAATCTTTATTGAGTTTCTTTGATTTTGAATATAGAATAGATTTTTCTTCAAGACCTGATAAGTCAATAGGAAGTGATGAAAACTGGGAAAAGGCTGAGAACTCAATAAAAAATGCTTTGTCAAAATTTGGACAAGAATACCAACTAAATGAAGGTGATGGGGCCTTTTATGGACCAAAAATCGATATTAAAATCAAAGATATACATAAAAGAGAGTGGCAACTTGGTAGTATTCAAGTAGATTATAACTTACCCCAAAGATTCAATATGAAATATATTGATAATGAAGGTAAAGAGAAACAACCTATAATTATTCATAGAGCTATATTAGGGAGTATAGAAAGATTTATAGGTATTTTACTGGAACATTATAAAGGTGTTTTACCTGTTTGTATCTCACCAAATCAATTAGCCATTGTGCCTATAGCTTCTAATAGTCAATCCCAAATGCAATATATTGAAAAATTTAAAAAAGAGTTATTATTACATAATATAAATGTAAAAATATACAACTCTGATGATTCTTTAAATAGAAGAATTAAAAACTCTGAAAATGACAAGAACCCTTTAATATGTGTAGTTGGTGATAATGAAGTCAGAGAAAATAGTTTAAATATCAGAGATAAATTAAAAAAAGAGAATTATCAAGTTTCTTTAAATAGTTTTATAGAATATTTAAAAAATGAGATGGATGTGGTAGTATAA
- a CDS encoding cupin domain-containing protein, with protein sequence MKTITKIKEDKNYTAVDLGKLEDLMEYSLIHKVNKQKIEGKVFLKEAIHSTGTEISFNSLAPKTEQPYFHIHYKNEETYIILKGYGFFQVDGECFEIQEGSVIRVAPQGVRGIRNNSDETMIYMVVQSKENSLEEYTTDDGERVKFDPKW encoded by the coding sequence ATGAAAACAATAACAAAAATAAAAGAAGACAAAAACTACACTGCTGTAGATTTAGGTAAACTTGAAGATTTGATGGAATACTCTTTAATTCATAAAGTCAATAAACAAAAAATAGAAGGTAAGGTGTTTTTAAAAGAGGCAATACACTCAACGGGTACTGAGATATCGTTTAATTCACTGGCTCCTAAAACAGAACAACCATATTTTCACATTCATTATAAAAATGAGGAGACGTATATCATCTTAAAAGGGTATGGTTTCTTTCAAGTCGATGGTGAGTGTTTTGAAATACAAGAAGGCTCCGTAATACGCGTAGCACCTCAAGGTGTAAGAGGTATAAGAAATAATTCGGATGAAACCATGATTTATATGGTTGTGCAATCAAAAGAAAATTCATTGGAGGAGTATACAACTGATGATGGTGAGAGAGTCAAGTTTGATCCTAAATGGTAA
- a CDS encoding sensor histidine kinase, which yields MKKKYIMHLRSFISFISIATLFVSCLIACGIVITGTWLFYHGPITFFSGIIMSLLVCALTMIIGAIALYIGSGHLLKPVEALNLTVNKIAQGDFTARVYRKKREMKNHLYAHELDELSSNVNKMVEELSGMDYMRKDFMSNVSHEIKTPVTAITGFAELLLDAPLEIQKQKEYLELIHQESRRLSLLCEDMLQMSRLDNQQIISKKDMIRVDEQIRRAVIVLSQKWSDRNQKFDLNLCNVVVESDKSLLMHVWMNLIDNAMKYSSVNSTIYIDEYVKEDELIVRIKDEGIGIKSGKIAKIFDKFYQGDESHKKQGSGLGLSIVKRILELLGATIHYESQENIGTTVVVKILIKSEARNK from the coding sequence ATGAAAAAGAAATATATAATGCACCTTCGCTCTTTTATCTCTTTTATTTCTATTGCCACTTTATTCGTTTCTTGTCTTATTGCATGTGGTATAGTTATTACTGGTACTTGGTTGTTTTATCACGGACCAATTACCTTTTTCTCAGGGATTATTATGAGTCTACTGGTTTGTGCTTTGACGATGATTATTGGTGCTATTGCCTTATACATCGGTTCAGGACATTTATTGAAACCTGTTGAAGCATTAAATTTAACTGTGAATAAAATTGCCCAAGGGGATTTTACTGCAAGAGTTTACCGTAAAAAAAGAGAGATGAAAAATCATCTTTATGCCCATGAACTTGATGAACTCTCTTCAAATGTAAATAAAATGGTAGAAGAACTCTCTGGTATGGATTACATGCGTAAAGACTTTATGAGTAATGTATCCCATGAAATAAAAACACCTGTTACGGCAATCACAGGTTTTGCTGAATTGTTATTAGATGCGCCACTTGAAATACAAAAGCAAAAAGAGTATTTGGAACTCATACATCAAGAATCCAGACGCTTGTCATTACTTTGTGAAGATATGCTCCAAATGTCGCGCTTAGATAATCAACAAATTATCTCAAAAAAAGACATGATTAGAGTAGATGAACAAATACGACGTGCAGTGATTGTACTATCACAAAAGTGGAGTGACCGTAATCAAAAATTTGATTTAAACCTTTGTAATGTAGTTGTAGAATCGGATAAATCACTTTTGATGCATGTTTGGATGAATCTCATTGACAATGCCATGAAATACTCTTCTGTCAATAGTACAATTTACATCGATGAATACGTAAAAGAAGATGAACTTATTGTTAGAATCAAAGATGAAGGTATTGGGATTAAGAGTGGAAAAATTGCAAAGATTTTTGATAAGTTTTACCAAGGTGATGAATCCCATAAAAAACAAGGAAGTGGTCTTGGACTCTCCATCGTAAAAAGAATTTTAGAACTTTTGGGCGCAACCATTCACTATGAAAGCCAAGAAAACATTGGAACAACGGTGGTTGTAAAAATCTTAATAAAGAGTGAAGCAAGGAACAAGTGA
- a CDS encoding P-loop ATPase, Sll1717 family — MLPIKNLDFGFSDAENYKRRENKERFNKIFIKNEFLETLVSPSISFLIGEKGTGKTAYAVYLSNNNYKNSLGSIRYIRETEYQKFITLKKEKKLGLSDYASIWKVIIYLLISNRIYEKEGTVEFFKRFGKFKALKDAIDEYYYKAFSPEIIQALQFVQESKIAAELLAKYAKASGEEKETFTFSESRFQTNLFYIQKKFESALSQIRLEHNHILFIDGIDIRPSSIPYDDYLECIKGLANAVWEINNDFFPTIKGGKGRLRTVLLIRPDIFISLGLQNQNTKIRDNSVFLDWRTNYPNHRNSKIFEVSNHLLAEQSNQELKPDNVDLLWDYYFNWNAPNVKDEYSIPTSFIAFLRWSYYRPRDIVTMLSIMQEVVLEKNVSKQVFEYKDFDNVEFKRRYSSYLLGELKDHLTFYYSEEDYEIFLKFFEFLEGKNTFSYDVYTDTFNKFMEYGNSISIDIPRFMLTANDFLQFLYDLNIISYIETPEFDMPYIRWCFRERSYSNIMPKVKENVDYQIFYGLYKALNVGQEFTKL, encoded by the coding sequence ATGCTACCAATTAAAAATCTAGATTTTGGTTTTTCAGATGCAGAAAACTATAAAAGACGGGAGAACAAGGAACGTTTCAACAAAATCTTTATAAAAAATGAATTTCTTGAAACTTTAGTTTCTCCTTCAATATCTTTTTTGATTGGGGAAAAAGGTACTGGCAAAACCGCATATGCTGTTTACTTGTCTAATAACAATTACAAAAACTCACTTGGATCTATCCGATATATTAGAGAAACAGAATACCAAAAATTTATTACATTAAAAAAAGAAAAAAAACTTGGACTTTCTGATTATGCTTCCATCTGGAAAGTGATTATCTATCTATTGATTTCAAATAGAATTTATGAGAAAGAAGGAACAGTAGAGTTTTTCAAACGCTTTGGAAAATTTAAAGCTTTAAAAGATGCTATTGATGAGTATTATTATAAAGCTTTTTCACCTGAAATAATACAAGCTTTACAATTCGTGCAAGAGTCAAAAATTGCAGCTGAGTTATTAGCAAAATATGCAAAAGCTTCTGGTGAAGAAAAAGAAACATTTACTTTTTCGGAAAGCAGATTTCAGACGAATCTATTCTATATTCAAAAGAAGTTTGAATCTGCATTGTCTCAAATAAGACTTGAACACAATCACATCCTATTTATAGATGGCATCGATATCAGACCATCTTCCATCCCGTATGACGACTACTTAGAATGTATCAAAGGACTTGCTAATGCAGTCTGGGAAATAAACAACGATTTTTTTCCTACAATTAAAGGAGGCAAAGGTAGATTAAGAACTGTTTTATTAATTAGACCAGATATTTTTATTTCACTTGGACTTCAAAATCAGAATACAAAAATCCGTGATAATTCTGTTTTTCTTGATTGGAGAACAAATTACCCAAATCATCGAAACTCAAAAATTTTTGAAGTTTCTAACCATCTTCTAGCAGAACAAAGTAATCAAGAGCTAAAACCCGACAATGTTGATTTGTTATGGGATTATTACTTTAATTGGAATGCTCCGAATGTAAAGGATGAATATTCAATACCAACATCATTTATTGCCTTCCTAAGGTGGTCATATTATCGTCCAAGAGATATTGTCACTATGCTATCCATCATGCAAGAAGTAGTTCTCGAAAAAAATGTATCAAAACAAGTTTTTGAATATAAAGACTTTGATAATGTAGAGTTCAAAAGACGATACTCAAGCTATTTATTAGGTGAGCTAAAAGATCATTTGACATTTTATTATTCCGAAGAAGATTATGAAATATTCTTGAAGTTTTTTGAATTTCTAGAAGGTAAAAATACATTTTCTTACGATGTTTATACAGATACTTTTAATAAATTTATGGAATATGGAAACTCGATTAGCATTGATATACCGAGATTTATGTTAACAGCAAATGATTTTTTACAATTTCTCTATGATTTAAATATTATTTCCTATATTGAAACTCCTGAATTCGATATGCCTTATATCAGATGGTGTTTTAGAGAAAGAAGTTATTCGAACATTATGCCTAAGGTCAAGGAGAATGTTGATTATCAAATTTTTTATGGTCTATATAAAGCCTTGAATGTTGGTCAAGAATTCACGAAGCTATAA
- a CDS encoding MATE family efflux transporter, producing MNVTKAKISSIFFQYSIPSVLGMLAISSASIVDGFFIGNYVGNRGLAAINISFPVFSFLFGFALMLSVGSSVVSGKFIGEGKLYNASVVFSKTIISITLFSFLTCTILFLNIETLLHLLGANKELTPIAIEYLSVMLIFIPFLMIGVVLDYFVRVDNRPNLAFVALLLSALINVVLDWFMIVYLEKGIFGAALATGISQLTLLVTLLPHFFSQKATLQFVKPAGNYIQIIKACYNGTSEFVNEISVGITTLIFNYVMIQNFDIEGIAAFTVINYLLMIGIMISFGISDSLQPIISKNFGAKKYTRIDAFLKLAFRSTSLVGVVMIALLLFLPETLANIFLEDNNLGTKQIVLNFTLFIWVAFLFNGRNLVISAYLTAMHKPLASMLIALSRSLVFPVIFILTLPFAFGDNGIFMAIPLAEALTFVIATVLLSQSQKFGK from the coding sequence ATGAACGTAACAAAAGCTAAAATATCATCTATTTTTTTTCAATATTCCATACCTTCAGTGTTGGGAATGTTGGCCATTTCATCTGCAAGTATTGTGGATGGTTTTTTTATAGGAAATTATGTCGGTAATCGTGGACTTGCTGCTATTAATATCAGTTTTCCTGTTTTCTCTTTTTTATTTGGTTTTGCATTGATGTTATCTGTGGGTAGTAGTGTTGTATCGGGCAAATTTATTGGTGAAGGGAAGCTTTACAATGCTTCGGTGGTTTTCAGTAAAACCATAATAAGTATCACTCTTTTTAGTTTTTTAACGTGTACGATTTTGTTTTTAAATATTGAGACCCTCTTGCATCTTTTGGGTGCCAATAAAGAGTTGACTCCCATTGCCATAGAGTATTTATCGGTTATGTTGATATTTATTCCTTTTTTGATGATTGGTGTGGTTTTAGACTATTTTGTAAGAGTCGATAACCGACCTAATCTTGCTTTTGTAGCTTTGCTTTTAAGTGCTCTTATTAATGTGGTTTTAGATTGGTTTATGATTGTCTATTTAGAAAAAGGCATCTTTGGGGCGGCATTGGCAACGGGGATTTCTCAGCTGACTTTGTTGGTCACTCTTTTACCTCACTTTTTTTCACAAAAAGCAACGTTACAGTTTGTAAAACCTGCGGGGAATTACATTCAAATCATCAAAGCGTGTTACAATGGAACATCAGAGTTTGTCAATGAAATCTCAGTAGGCATAACCACTTTGATTTTTAACTATGTGATGATACAAAATTTTGACATAGAAGGGATTGCTGCATTTACGGTGATTAATTATCTTTTAATGATTGGCATCATGATCAGTTTTGGTATCAGTGACTCTTTGCAACCCATTATCAGCAAAAACTTTGGTGCAAAAAAATATACAAGAATAGATGCGTTTTTAAAATTGGCGTTTAGGTCTACAAGTTTAGTGGGAGTCGTTATGATTGCGCTGTTGCTGTTTTTACCTGAAACCTTAGCCAATATCTTTTTAGAAGACAACAATCTTGGCACAAAACAAATTGTTTTAAACTTTACTCTTTTTATATGGGTGGCTTTTCTTTTTAACGGCAGAAACTTGGTCATTTCAGCATATTTAACAGCAATGCATAAACCTTTGGCTTCAATGCTTATAGCACTTTCTCGAAGTCTTGTTTTTCCTGTGATTTTTATTCTTACGCTCCCTTTTGCATTTGGTGATAATGGAATATTTATGGCCATTCCTTTGGCAGAAGCATTGACTTTTGTAATTGCAACTGTTTTATTAAGTCAGTCTCAAAAGTTTGGAAAATAA
- a CDS encoding DUF1566 domain-containing protein: MKQVLFFCFMLNTLLLSKCDTVDRSRFTLMGEHVYDKKTQLTWMRCSVGSQWKEGIGCQQMPKLMSFYEAKEVESRLKSQWRIPTIEELETIFLVQCEKDAINTTLFPDIKRLESFAPYWSTTSVKQLPYLIYYIDFIDKNIDAHSKGFSMFLRLVKSNESHKQ, from the coding sequence ATGAAACAAGTATTGTTTTTTTGCTTCATGTTAAACACACTGCTTTTATCCAAGTGTGATACCGTAGATAGATCACGTTTTACGCTTATGGGAGAACACGTATATGATAAAAAGACACAATTGACGTGGATGCGATGCAGTGTTGGCAGTCAATGGAAAGAGGGGATTGGTTGTCAACAGATGCCAAAACTCATGAGTTTTTATGAAGCAAAAGAGGTTGAAAGCCGTTTAAAAAGTCAATGGCGTATTCCCACAATCGAAGAGTTGGAAACTATTTTTCTTGTTCAGTGTGAAAAAGATGCAATAAACACAACACTCTTTCCTGATATAAAACGTTTAGAGAGTTTTGCACCTTATTGGAGTACTACATCTGTCAAACAATTGCCTTATTTAATCTATTATATTGATTTTATTGATAAAAACATAGATGCACACAGCAAAGGTTTTTCGATGTTCCTTCGTTTGGTCAAAAGCAATGAGTCCCATAAACAATGA
- a CDS encoding murein transglycosylase domain-containing protein, whose translation MRRKYLLLGVVLFLFAGCTAGEMQSFATAALSKDPSQAFKVLAKNRAISYTANPKRLKSDIQRLANIDKVFKEFINSISKEWGEENVEVPKQKEYVKYIENYKSRALIDFDNGIVTVETLEDKEPQKSLKNAITTTLLLPDDPRAVDLFGASKVKLGATPYLLGEVKDDQNKNIRYEWRAKRYADILLKNNYKQKTITNSGKKQTVSYVTIPMVKDHANVRVAKFKPYVQKYAKRFNVSENLVYAIIQTESNFNQFAVSNVGAIGLMQVVPNSAGKDAYRHAKGKNITPSRDYLFNPANNIELGSAYLQILNEKYLDAIQNPISREYCVISAYNTGSGNVLKTFSSNRTTAANIINQKKPSEVYEILRTKLPYTETRRYLYKVVNYKKEFVNI comes from the coding sequence ATGAGACGAAAATATCTACTATTGGGCGTTGTTCTTTTTCTTTTTGCAGGGTGTACTGCAGGAGAGATGCAATCTTTTGCAACCGCCGCTTTAAGCAAAGACCCTTCACAAGCTTTCAAAGTATTAGCTAAAAATAGAGCCATAAGTTATACCGCCAATCCCAAAAGACTTAAAAGTGACATACAAAGATTGGCCAACATCGATAAAGTATTTAAAGAGTTCATCAACAGTATCTCAAAAGAGTGGGGCGAAGAGAATGTTGAAGTGCCCAAACAAAAAGAGTATGTTAAATATATAGAGAACTATAAAAGCAGGGCGTTGATTGACTTTGACAATGGCATAGTTACAGTAGAAACACTTGAAGACAAAGAGCCTCAAAAGAGCCTTAAAAATGCCATTACCACCACTCTTTTGCTTCCTGATGATCCACGTGCAGTTGATTTGTTTGGGGCATCAAAAGTGAAACTGGGTGCTACTCCTTATCTTTTAGGGGAAGTCAAAGATGATCAAAATAAAAATATACGATATGAGTGGAGAGCTAAAAGATATGCAGATATTTTGCTAAAAAACAACTACAAACAAAAAACAATCACCAACAGTGGTAAAAAACAAACCGTCTCTTATGTTACGATTCCCATGGTAAAAGACCATGCCAATGTACGAGTGGCAAAGTTTAAACCCTATGTTCAAAAATATGCCAAACGCTTTAACGTGAGCGAAAACCTTGTGTATGCCATCATTCAAACAGAGAGCAACTTCAACCAGTTTGCAGTCAGTAACGTCGGAGCCATTGGCTTGATGCAAGTTGTGCCAAACAGTGCAGGGAAAGATGCATATCGACATGCGAAGGGAAAAAACATTACCCCTTCAAGAGACTATCTTTTTAACCCAGCCAATAACATAGAACTTGGCAGTGCCTATTTACAAATACTCAATGAAAAGTATCTTGATGCAATTCAAAACCCAATCTCACGAGAGTACTGTGTCATCAGTGCTTACAACACGGGAAGTGGAAATGTCTTAAAAACGTTTAGTTCCAACCGTACAACCGCAGCTAATATCATCAACCAAAAGAAACCATCCGAAGTGTATGAGATACTGCGAACCAAACTTCCATACACGGAGACCAGACGCTATTTGTATAAAGTGGTCAACTACAAAAAAGAGTTTGTCAATATCTAA
- a CDS encoding TIGR01458 family HAD-type hydrolase, translating to MFSKNIKAVLCDIGGVLYVGDAPIDGAVEAVAKIKKHYPIRFITNTTQKTGAQVIQKLQEFGFDICEDEVITALDMTKMFLQKHQSNAQFLLTDNVIHFFDSLKKYPTNYVVVGDAQDNFSYKNLNHAFRRLQQGAQLVAIANNRYFKDSDNELSLDAGCFVSALEYASGQKAQLIGKPSLEFYQLAAASLNAQPNECVMIGDDIESDIEGAQKAGIYSVLVKTGKFRETDLEKGITPNQTFESIHDLIL from the coding sequence ATGTTTTCTAAAAATATAAAAGCAGTTCTGTGTGATATTGGTGGCGTATTGTATGTAGGAGATGCTCCAATAGATGGTGCTGTTGAAGCCGTTGCTAAAATCAAAAAGCACTACCCTATTCGTTTTATTACTAACACCACTCAAAAAACAGGCGCACAAGTCATTCAAAAACTTCAAGAGTTTGGATTTGATATTTGTGAAGATGAAGTGATCACCGCTTTGGATATGACAAAGATGTTTTTACAAAAACATCAAAGCAATGCCCAGTTTTTACTGACAGATAATGTCATACACTTTTTTGATTCACTCAAAAAGTATCCCACAAACTATGTCGTTGTTGGTGATGCACAAGATAATTTCAGTTATAAAAACCTCAACCATGCTTTTAGAAGACTACAACAAGGTGCACAACTTGTAGCCATTGCCAATAACCGATATTTTAAAGACAGTGACAATGAACTCAGCCTTGATGCAGGATGTTTTGTCAGTGCCTTAGAGTATGCCAGTGGACAAAAAGCACAACTCATTGGTAAACCCTCATTAGAGTTTTACCAATTAGCAGCCGCATCTTTAAATGCGCAACCAAACGAGTGTGTTATGATAGGCGATGATATCGAAAGTGATATAGAAGGTGCACAAAAAGCCGGTATCTATTCTGTACTTGTTAAAACAGGAAAGTTTCGTGAGACAGACTTAGAAAAAGGAATAACTCCCAATCAAACTTTTGAATCAATACATGACCTTATTTTGTAA
- a CDS encoding response regulator transcription factor, which translates to MFSILVAEDDETLNKMICTKLKQENFKTISAFDGEEALEILDTTYVDLVISDIMMPKINGYELIQEIRKTAPSFPILMITAKNQMEDIEKGFRLGTDDYMIKPIQLKEMVLRVNALLRRAKIANENKLIIGKSFLDYKALKINIDSKEYDLPPKEFYLLFLLLSYPDKIFTRYEIMNEIWGVESEADERTVDSHIKKLRRKFESCQDFEIVTIRGLGYKAKYHFTDNNK; encoded by the coding sequence ATGTTTTCTATATTGGTTGCTGAAGATGATGAGACATTAAATAAGATGATATGTACGAAATTAAAACAAGAAAACTTCAAGACTATTTCGGCATTTGATGGTGAAGAGGCCTTAGAAATTTTGGATACGACATATGTTGACTTAGTCATCTCAGATATTATGATGCCAAAAATAAATGGTTATGAACTTATACAAGAGATTAGAAAGACAGCACCTTCCTTCCCTATTCTGATGATTACGGCAAAAAATCAAATGGAAGATATTGAAAAGGGATTTAGACTTGGAACAGACGATTATATGATTAAACCTATTCAACTAAAAGAGATGGTTCTTAGAGTAAACGCACTTCTGCGAAGAGCAAAGATAGCGAATGAAAATAAATTAATTATAGGAAAGAGTTTTCTAGATTACAAGGCATTAAAAATAAATATTGACTCTAAAGAATACGACCTTCCCCCTAAAGAGTTTTATCTACTCTTTCTTTTACTCAGCTATCCCGATAAAATTTTTACTCGATATGAAATTATGAATGAAATTTGGGGTGTAGAATCAGAAGCAGATGAACGAACTGTTGATTCTCATATCAAAAAACTTCGTCGCAAATTTGAATCATGTCAGGATTTTGAGATTGTAACTATAAGAGGGCTTGGGTACAAGGCAAAATACCATTTCACAGATAATAACAAATGA
- a CDS encoding DEAD/DEAH box helicase produces MPFSNLQLSPFLLEAITESGYSNPTPIQEKVIPLVLKGCDMMAQAQTGSGKTASFVLPLIESILKNKAKGKAKIKALVLTPTRELTLQVAQTFKMFTQDVKVVSIIGGESIGEQLLEIQKGCDVVVATSGRLLDVLSKKQMNLSFLDFFVLDEADKMLNQGFSEELDSILEQIPSKRQNLMFSATYPPKIVTIAQKISKNAVKVNIEDETPTVENITQRVIEVNKANRSALLRKIIKEQQLKSVLVFMSTKRASENIAQKFRNHGFKAYSFHGDLEQEERNLTLRDFKNADIEILFATDIAARGLHIEDIACVVNFDLPRSASDYIHRIGRTGRSGKKGLAISFIDYDDFEHFKLIEKRCEVKLQREQIEGFELQGSAPAKKKGSAPVKGKRKSKKDKLREKQAK; encoded by the coding sequence ATGCCCTTTTCAAACCTTCAGCTTTCACCTTTTTTATTAGAAGCAATCACTGAGAGTGGTTACAGCAATCCCACCCCTATTCAAGAAAAAGTCATTCCACTTGTTCTAAAGGGCTGTGACATGATGGCACAAGCTCAAACAGGCAGTGGGAAAACGGCCTCTTTTGTTTTGCCCCTTATTGAAAGCATACTTAAAAACAAAGCCAAAGGAAAAGCAAAGATTAAAGCGTTGGTGTTAACTCCAACCAGAGAGCTCACTCTCCAAGTGGCACAGACATTTAAGATGTTTACACAAGATGTAAAGGTTGTGAGCATCATTGGTGGGGAGAGCATTGGTGAGCAACTGCTTGAGATACAAAAAGGGTGCGATGTGGTAGTAGCCACGTCAGGGCGTCTTTTAGATGTCTTAAGTAAAAAGCAGATGAACCTCTCCTTTTTAGACTTCTTTGTCTTAGATGAAGCCGATAAGATGTTAAATCAAGGTTTTTCTGAAGAGTTGGACAGTATTTTAGAGCAAATCCCAAGCAAACGTCAAAATCTGATGTTCTCTGCCACCTATCCACCTAAGATAGTCACTATTGCTCAAAAGATTTCTAAAAATGCTGTGAAAGTGAACATCGAAGATGAAACTCCAACCGTAGAGAACATCACTCAAAGAGTCATTGAAGTGAACAAAGCCAACCGAAGTGCACTTTTACGAAAGATTATTAAAGAGCAACAACTTAAAAGTGTGTTGGTGTTTATGTCTACAAAAAGAGCGAGTGAGAACATTGCTCAAAAGTTCAGAAATCATGGGTTTAAAGCCTACTCTTTTCATGGTGATTTAGAACAAGAGGAGCGAAATCTAACGCTTAGGGATTTTAAAAATGCAGACATCGAAATTCTTTTTGCAACCGATATTGCGGCACGAGGATTGCACATCGAAGATATTGCTTGCGTGGTGAACTTTGACTTGCCCCGTTCAGCTTCTGATTATATCCATAGAATTGGACGAACCGGACGATCAGGTAAAAAAGGATTGGCGATATCGTTTATTGATTATGATGATTTTGAACACTTTAAACTCATAGAAAAACGGTGCGAAGTGAAGCTTCAACGAGAACAAATAGAGGGTTTTGAACTGCAAGGAAGTGCCCCTGCAAAGAAAAAAGGCAGTGCTCCCGTAAAAGGGAAACGAAAAAGCAAAAAAGACAAACTGCGTGAAAAACAAGCAAAATAG
- a CDS encoding GIY-YIG nuclease family protein, producing the protein MSYYVYILKCCDGTLYTGIAKDVQKRLEEHNSSQKGAKYTKARRPVKLLYSESSKDRSSASKREYEIKKLSRTQKCALIQRSESV; encoded by the coding sequence ATGTCTTACTACGTTTATATTTTAAAGTGTTGTGATGGAACTCTCTACACAGGCATTGCAAAAGATGTGCAAAAGCGTTTAGAAGAGCATAATTCAAGCCAAAAAGGTGCCAAGTATACTAAGGCCAGACGTCCCGTAAAACTGCTTTACAGTGAAAGCTCAAAGGACAGAAGCAGTGCTTCAAAACGTGAGTATGAAATTAAGAAGCTTTCACGAACTCAAAAGTGTGCACTGATTCAAAGAAGTGAATCTGTTTGA